A DNA window from Sphingopyxis macrogoltabida contains the following coding sequences:
- a CDS encoding phage major capsid protein encodes MAIKELTLKDAREKAQKLQDDLGKVFGEAKTDDGQHDFRKVTFFGDAVKGSIAVAEKVKQLDDELNETMVHVEKLEGAEKAAASFQNRLQPQRGFALPGAKGEKEAKGSRLIGSLGELVTGHKAFEAWQQNARSGGVTIQLDDIGAFDFLAAANGYETIGAKALMSTTAGFAPESPRLPGYVDAVTRPIELLDILPTSQTGSEAIKYMLETTRNHGAAEAAEGGAYGESEFVFTEKSSPVQKITDSVPVTDEQLADVPFMNSYLNGRLSFGCRQRLDRQAMIGDGNDPNLRGLKNTVGIQVQAKGGDPVPDVFFKMMTKIRVTGGAIPTHHIIHPTDWQGIRLLRTNDGIYIFGAPSESGPDRLWGLPVVQNSADVAGTGYTGSFQPAWVSLSERAGVVIEIGYVGTQFTEGKRTVRAQLRAALTFFRPAAFCQGTGL; translated from the coding sequence ATGGCGATCAAGGAATTGACCCTGAAGGACGCGCGCGAAAAGGCGCAGAAGCTTCAGGATGATCTCGGCAAGGTTTTTGGCGAGGCCAAGACCGACGACGGGCAGCATGACTTTCGCAAGGTGACCTTCTTCGGCGATGCCGTGAAGGGTTCGATCGCGGTGGCCGAGAAGGTCAAGCAGCTCGACGACGAGCTGAACGAGACGATGGTCCATGTCGAAAAGCTCGAAGGCGCCGAAAAGGCGGCGGCGAGTTTCCAGAACCGCTTGCAGCCGCAGCGCGGCTTTGCGCTGCCGGGCGCCAAAGGTGAAAAGGAGGCCAAGGGCTCGCGCCTTATCGGTTCGCTCGGCGAGCTGGTCACCGGTCACAAGGCGTTCGAGGCGTGGCAGCAGAATGCCCGCAGCGGCGGCGTCACGATCCAGCTCGACGATATCGGCGCGTTCGATTTTCTCGCCGCCGCGAACGGCTATGAGACGATCGGCGCCAAGGCGCTGATGTCGACGACGGCCGGCTTCGCACCCGAGAGCCCGCGCCTGCCCGGCTATGTCGATGCCGTCACGCGGCCGATCGAGCTGCTGGACATCCTGCCGACGTCGCAGACGGGCAGCGAGGCGATCAAGTATATGCTCGAAACGACCCGCAACCATGGCGCCGCCGAAGCGGCCGAGGGCGGCGCCTATGGCGAAAGCGAGTTCGTCTTCACCGAGAAGTCGAGCCCGGTGCAGAAGATCACCGACAGCGTACCAGTGACCGACGAGCAGCTTGCCGACGTGCCGTTTATGAACAGCTACCTCAACGGTCGCCTGTCGTTCGGTTGCCGCCAGCGGCTCGACCGGCAGGCGATGATCGGCGACGGCAACGATCCGAACCTGCGCGGGCTGAAGAACACGGTCGGCATCCAGGTGCAGGCCAAGGGCGGCGATCCGGTGCCCGATGTCTTCTTCAAGATGATGACGAAAATCCGCGTCACGGGCGGCGCGATCCCGACGCACCACATCATCCACCCGACCGACTGGCAGGGCATCCGCCTGCTGCGGACGAACGACGGCATCTATATCTTCGGCGCGCCGAGCGAGAGCGGTCCCGACCGCCTCTGGGGCCTGCCGGTGGTGCAGAACTCGGCGGACGTGGCGGGCACCGGCTATACCGGTTCGTTCCAGCCGGCGTGGGTCAGCCTGTCGGAGCGCGCGGGCGTCGTGATCGAGATCGGTTACGTCGGCACGCAGTTCACCGAAGGCAAGCGCACGGTGCGGGCGCAGCTCCGCGCGGCGCTGACCTTCTTCCGCCCCGCGGCCTTCTGTCAGGGCACCGGCCTCTAA
- a CDS encoding DUF1643 domain-containing protein, whose product MIAAERDLLGVPAIRRSADFVHGDRIRLSRDWGPGPRAFVLGHNPARADADTDDMTALWLIAWFQLFGFGGFDLGNLYPFVTADPAECRRRANWAATNDWHARDQMLFVNLPAVVEMAQKADQIFVCFGAIAQDWDWVEHVVEQIQSEVDPCPDLWCWGKAKAGAPKHPMARGLHRIPRDQKPILWRAA is encoded by the coding sequence ATGATCGCGGCCGAACGCGACCTGCTTGGCGTCCCGGCGATCCGGCGTTCGGCGGATTTCGTCCATGGTGACCGCATCCGCCTGTCCCGCGACTGGGGGCCGGGGCCGCGCGCGTTCGTGCTGGGTCACAATCCGGCGCGCGCCGACGCCGATACCGACGATATGACGGCGCTGTGGCTGATCGCATGGTTCCAGCTCTTCGGCTTTGGCGGGTTCGACCTGGGCAATCTCTATCCGTTCGTGACGGCCGACCCCGCCGAGTGCCGACGCCGCGCGAACTGGGCCGCGACGAACGACTGGCACGCCCGCGACCAGATGCTGTTCGTGAACCTGCCCGCCGTCGTCGAGATGGCGCAAAAGGCCGATCAGATTTTCGTCTGCTTCGGCGCGATCGCGCAGGATTGGGATTGGGTCGAACATGTCGTCGAGCAAATCCAATCCGAGGTCGATCCCTGCCCCGATCTTTGGTGCTGGGGTAAAGCGAAGGCGGGTGCGCCGAAGCATCCGATGGCGCGCGGCCTGCACCGCATCCCGCGCGATCAGAAGCCGATCCTTTGGAGGGCCGCATGA
- a CDS encoding head-tail connector protein, producing MSLLDRVKERSGSDLSDDELEAIILAIAAELDARLGPVGPVTVHLGDPADPNSRFYHSLRVTPPIGAGDVTIVELDPGNSGDPGAETILLQGDYRVLHDGRTIQRLTSGPNGRTYWAPLVRITYTPAGASQPARDEALIKIAMIDLSYRGGLKSERAGDYSFTLSGDPVADREAVFAGLVPASGFLLA from the coding sequence ATGTCGCTGCTCGATCGGGTCAAGGAACGTAGCGGGTCGGACCTGTCCGACGACGAGCTGGAGGCGATCATCCTTGCGATCGCCGCCGAGCTTGACGCGCGCCTTGGCCCGGTCGGGCCGGTGACCGTCCATCTGGGCGATCCCGCCGATCCCAATAGCCGCTTCTATCATTCGCTCCGCGTCACGCCGCCGATCGGGGCGGGCGACGTGACGATCGTCGAGCTTGATCCGGGCAACAGCGGCGATCCCGGCGCCGAAACCATTTTGCTTCAGGGCGACTATCGCGTCCTGCACGACGGGCGCACGATCCAGCGCCTGACCAGCGGGCCGAACGGGCGCACCTATTGGGCGCCGCTGGTCCGCATCACCTATACGCCCGCGGGCGCATCGCAGCCGGCGCGCGACGAAGCGCTGATCAAGATCGCGATGATCGACCTGTCCTATCGCGGCGGCCTGAAGAGCGAGCGCGCGGGCGATTACAGCTTTACGCTGAGCGGCGATCCAGTCGCCGATCGCGAGGCGGTGTTTGCCGGGCTGGTCCCGGCGAGCGGGTTTCTGCTGGCATGA